In Papaver somniferum cultivar HN1 chromosome 1, ASM357369v1, whole genome shotgun sequence, a genomic segment contains:
- the LOC113330242 gene encoding nucleolar protein dao-5-like — protein sequence MPAVEKKKPVKKEEEIDNDEKISTLGNKKKRLSLDNAKTRVTDNKDSTLAKVEPKDENIEDNEYVEETKDSIKKSVTKTTEEKRRKKSTVVTDEKKKKRIVVKTEKKVYDLPGQKRDPPEERDPLRIFYESLYEQRPDSEMAKLWMMECGLLPVDEAKKVFEQKHKNQAQRKIIMSSPTKAIKAASVTKSANSTVKRITNTTTSTKTTTTTSSSAKKKPVPEPKTTPKQSASKKRKVDDRSSDDDDSDFETETISNRMTKKRLK from the exons ATGCCGGCTGTTGAGAAGAAGAAACCCGTCAAGAAGGAAGAGGAAATCGATAACGATGAGAAAATCTCTACACTTGGGAACAAGAAGAAAAGATTATCTCTTGACAATGCAAAAACTAGGGTTACTGATAATAAAGATTCCACTCTAGCAAAAGTGGAACCCAAAGATGAAAACATCGAGGATAATGAATACGTTGAAGAGACAAAAGACTCCATCAAAAAGAGTGTAACCAAGACGACTGAG gagaagagaaggaagaagagtaCTGTGGTCAcagatgagaagaaaaaaaagcgtATTGTGGTCAAAACCGAGAAGAAGGTTTATGATTTGCCGGGTCAGAAACGTGACCCGCCAGAGGAA AGGGATCCTTTAAGGATTTTTTACGAGTCTCTCTATGAACAGAGACCAGATAGCGAAATGGCGAAATTATG GATGATGGAGTGTGGGTTGTTACCAGTGGATGAGGCAAAGAAGGTTTTTGAGCAGAAACACAAAAACCAGGCGCAGAGGAAAATAATCATGTCGTCACCCACAAAAGCCATAAAAGCAGCATCAGTGACCAAGTCCGCCAATTCTACTGTCAAGAGAATTACTAATACTACCACCTCTACGAAGACTACAACTACAACATCCTCTTCAGCGAAAAAGAAGCCTGTCCCAGAACCCAAAACCACTCCAAAGCAATCAGCAAGCAAGAAACGGAAAGTCGATGATAGATCATCAGATGACGATGATAGTGACTTTGAAACTGAAACTATCAGCAACAGGATGACTAAAAAGAGACTAAAATGA